A stretch of the Nitrospiria bacterium genome encodes the following:
- a CDS encoding IS110 family transposase, which produces AGKAKNVALTACMRKLLVILNAMLKHGTPWKTNFIISP; this is translated from the coding sequence TAGCGGGAAAAGCTAAAAACGTGGCCCTTACCGCTTGTATGAGAAAATTGTTGGTCATTCTGAATGCTATGTTGAAACATGGAACCCCGTGGAAAACTAATTTTATAATCTCCCCTTGA